CTCCCGCTCCCGCTCCCGCTCCCGCTCCCGCTCCCGCTCCCGCTCCCGCTCCCGCTCCCGCTCCCGCTCCCGCTCCCGCTCCCGATCCCGATCCCGATCCCGACCCATGACCGGGGCCCTTCTCGAAGGCGCGAGCCGCCAACAACTCGGGAGAAGAAGCGGGAGAGGGCCGCGAGCCCCCTCCCGCTCTCCTCACCCAGCCCTGTAGAGCCTCCGATGCGTCATCTGGGCGACCCGGGTCAGCCCGGCGACGACGAAGTCGGCCTTCTGGCCGTCACAGAACCCGAAGGCGCGCGCCATTCGCACCGCGGTGATCGCCTCGGCGCAAGAGCCGGCGGCGGTGCCGATCCTCTCCTTCCGGTGTCCCTTCCGGACTCCGTCCGCCTCAGAGAGATTGAGCGCGACCGACTTGGCGGCGCGGAACAGCTCATCGGCGAGAAACTTGTCGTGCACTCGGACCTCGACCACCAGCGCGTGGATGTGCGGCAGGAGGTTCATCATGAGGTCGAGTGCGGTGCTTGCGTAGGGGATGGTCATGCACCCTCCCCGGCGCCTCCGTGTGTGATGCAAACCGTCGTTCCGTTTGTATCGCGCGCGGTGGTGCCATTGTGGGGGGGCGGGGCCATCCCCGGTGCAAGCACCGCGCGCGACCGAGCGACCTCGGGACCCGCGTGCGCTTGCCGTCCCGTGCCCCACGGTCTGCGTGGCATGGGCGCGGCTCTCGCGGCTCGATCCTCGGCCTTGGGGCTTCCGCTTCCGCGCCGAGTCTGCCTCCGAGTCCAAGTCCGCTTCCCGCTTCCGCGGCCGCTTCCGCTTCCGAGTCCGCGCCCGAGTCCGCGCCCGAGTCCGCGCCCGAGTCCGCCTCCACTTCCGCTTCCGGGTCCGCTTCCGAGTCCGCCCCCGACACGGACCCCGCCCCCGCTCCCGACCCCGACCCGACCCCGACCCTGACCCCGACCCCGATCCCGATCCCGATCCCGATCCCGATCCCGATCCCGACCCCGCTCCCGACCCCGCTCCCGACCCCGACCCTGGACCCCGCCCCCGACCCCGCCCCCGCCCCCGACCCCGACCCCGACCCGCTCGAGAGGCTCGCGAGATGAACACGCGTCCTCCACCACCGACGCTGCGCCTCGGCGAGCCTCGCCCGCGGCCGGGTCAGCTACCGCCCGGGGCGCCGATGAAGAGGAAGAGGAGCTGCCCGAAGAACGGCGCGAAGGCGAACCACGCGAGGACGTCGGCGGTCAGCTGGCGCGTGTCCGCGATGCGGGCGTGATCCGCCTGGAGCGAGGCGCGAGTGCCCGCGACGATCTCGACATCCGGACGCTCGACGTGACGGTAGTCGGCGACATCGGGCCCCAGGCCGAACACGAGCACGGGGCCGGGGGGTGTGCCGCTCGGCGCTCGCGGGCGGGCCGAGTGGCCGTGCACGTGCACCACGCCGAGGGCGTCCGCGTGTCCTTCGTGCACGTCGGTGCGCTCGAGGTGAGCCTTCCCACGGACCGTCGGTCGGCGCAGGAAGCGGCTCGCGGCGAAGGCGAGCACACACCAGCCGATCCAGGTCCAGGGGGGCGGCGTGTGGCGCAGGACCTCGGCGGCGCGGGCGGGCTCGAGGGTCCAGCCCGCGTCGGTGTGGTGCAGACGATGCGTCACGACACCTTCACGCGCGACCCAACGGTCGCCGCCCGCGGATCGGAGCGTGAGTCGATCCGCGGCGGGGACCGACACCGCCCAGCCGGCCGAGCGCTGGGGATCGGGGCGTAGGACGCAGCGGTCCGAGCGCGCCGGGCACACAAGGCACACGCGCGGTCGATATTCCCTGGAGCAACCGACGCGACCCGGGGCGACGACCCACTCCGCAGGATCGATGCGCTCGCTCGTCGCTCCTGCCGCCGGCGCGAGGAGCTGCGAGGGGAGCTCGAGCGAGCGCTCGGGTCCGAGGACCAGCGACTCGCTCCGTCCGACGTGGGGGAGGAGCAGGCAAGCGATGACGGCGCCGATCCCGAGTCGCGTGATCACGGGCGTCGCCGCCCGCCAGCTCGGCGGGGGAGGGCGCCGGATGACGAGGTAGCTCGCGACGCAGAGCGCGATGCAGAGCAATGCCCAGCTCGCGGTCCGCACCCAGAGCGCGTCCGGGTCGGTCTCGGTCGCCGACGAGAGCAGCGGCTCCGTGAGCAGAAGCGGCGCGCTGCTCCAGGCGAAGAGTCGCCCCGCCCGTGGGGCGCTCGTGGGCGCGAGTCGAGCGCGCTCGACCATCACGGTCAGCGCGGTCGCCATCAGCCCGAGGAGGCAGCCGAGCGGCGCGGCGAGCGGCCTGGCGAGCTGCAGGTCTTCGAGGCCCGGCCGAGCGAGGAGGCCGCCCGCGCCGACGAGGAGGGTGACGGCGATGGATCCAGCGAGGGCGGTCTCGATGCGCCCGCGCCTCGCGGTCCAGCGCGCGGACGATCTCGCGGGGGTCGTGGGGGCCGGGCGCGCCATCGCGTGTACCGAGCATGCCAGCTTTCGGGGGCTCGCACACGAGAGCCGGCTGGTATGCTCGCCGGGGAGGTGGACGTGGCCGATGACGACGAGAGGCGCGCGGGGCGAGTGCTGCGGTTCGCGGTGACGGGGGCGCTGCTCGCGGCGCCGCTCAGCGGGTGCGGGGACGGCGCGCCGGTCGAGGTGAACGAGCCGGCGCCCGAGCAGCCGACGATCAACGAGCCGGCTTCGCCCGATCCGGAGCCCGTGGCGGAGCCTCCCGAGCCGCGTGGGCCGACACCGAACCTGCCGGCGCCAACCGACGAGGAGACGCCCCCGCCCGAGCCGCCGGAGGCCGAGTGATGGGAGACGGGCGTCGTGGAGGGCGTGTGTTGCGCTTCGCGGTGACCGGGGCGCTGCTGGTGACGCCGCTCGTGGGCTGCGGCGAGGACGAGTCGCCCGAGGGCACCGAGACGATCAACGAGCCGCCGGATCCCGAGCCGGAGCTGCACGTCAACGAGCCGCCCGACGAGCCGGCCGAGGAGCCGACGGCCGAAGACACGCAGCCCGAGCCCGAGTGAGCGGACACCCGAGCCGGACGAGCAGCGCGCGGCTCGAGAAGATCTGCCGCGCGCAGATCGATCGCGCGCCCTGGCCCGACTTCGAGGCCTTCGACGCGTCGGCGTACCCGCTCCCGCTCCGCGAGCGCGCCGCGCGTCAGTGGTGGCGCCGCGCGCGCGAGGAGTACGGGTCCATTCACGAGTTCACGCAGGTCGCGCACGCGCTCACCACGCTGCGCGCGCCGATCGGGGTGCTCGGCGCCCTCGCGCGTCTGATCGGGGACGAGGTGCGCCACGCGTCGCTCTGCGCGCAGATGGCCGAGGCGACGCTGCCGGAGCGCGCGCCGGGCGAGGTCTACGACTGGACGCCGCCGCGCGCTCCGTGGCCCGCGCCTCCGAGCGACGCGGCGCACACGCTGCGCTGGGCCGCCGACGCGGTGCTCTGTTCGTGCTGCATCGGCGAGACGATCTCGCGGCCGCTCTTCGAGGCGCTCGCGACGCTGGTCACCGATCCGGTCCCACAGGCCGTGGTCCGGCAGATCCTCCGCGACGAGCACCTGCACGCCACCTTCGGCTGGGAGGCGCTCGGCTGGATGCTCGGCGAGCTCGGCGAAGGCGACCGCGCCTGGCTGCAAGGTCGGCTCGCGAAGCGCCTCGGCGCGTTCGAGCGCAGCTGCGTGGTCGGCGGCGTGACGCTCGCCGACCTCGCGGGGGAGGACGCGGTGGTCGCGCCGCCGGGACCCGACGCGCCGCCGAACCTCGGCCACCTCGACGCGCGCCTCTACGCGATGATCTTCTACAGCACGCTCGAGTCGGAGGTGCTGCCGCGCTTCGCCGCGCTCGGGTTCGACACGGACCGCGCGTGGCGCGAGCGCGGCCTCACTCGGGAACCGGCCGCGCCGTCAACGTGAGCGGGACCGCGCTCGCGTCGCTCGGGCCCGCGTAGGCGCCGACGTAGCCCTCCGTCCGGACGCGGCCGTCGAAGTCCCGGTCGGCCCCCGGCAAGTCGGGGAGCTCC
This sequence is a window from Sandaracinaceae bacterium. Protein-coding genes within it:
- a CDS encoding four helix bundle protein yields the protein MTIPYASTALDLMMNLLPHIHALVVEVRVHDKFLADELFRAAKSVALNLSEADGVRKGHRKERIGTAAGSCAEAITAVRMARAFGFCDGQKADFVVAGLTRVAQMTHRRLYRAG